From Synoicihabitans lomoniglobus, the proteins below share one genomic window:
- a CDS encoding collagen-binding domain-containing protein: protein MRTTPYKFAATVYSVLLAGVLGVSGQVAVNNAVYTVDQAMRNYGLISFNNASLTNYGDTWGPIAVGGNLHLDGGSIAQKANLYGNSSDPSLYVAGNLTMRNYVHLENGYASLPGLTGSWTWDGTQKRLTGGGGTLSTSNTNNPLGAVDPRTNPTPQNFNFASIQAELAQASATLAATAANGLIAISGQTLTFSANGQTSGVVVFNLDMNDFNGVLYDANHNGQWNQNTERVSQVKIDVPTDVTYVINVLNATGKTIFNGINFNAGTNNDQLLWNITPDSNPNMADSVSLGGGARFYGSVLAPLIDLSNSGNVAPEGQIVVNSFSHNGAELHFMPFDSTVSFTPVPEPRTWALVGVMAAFAAIVLERRRRRRINGVSS from the coding sequence ATGAGGACAACTCCCTACAAATTCGCCGCCACGGTCTACTCTGTGCTACTCGCCGGGGTCCTGGGTGTGAGCGGCCAGGTCGCCGTCAACAATGCTGTCTACACGGTGGACCAGGCGATGCGGAACTACGGACTCATTTCGTTCAACAACGCGTCGCTGACCAACTACGGAGATACGTGGGGACCGATTGCGGTGGGTGGAAATCTTCACCTCGACGGCGGCTCCATCGCGCAAAAAGCCAACCTCTACGGCAACTCTTCCGACCCGTCCCTGTATGTCGCCGGCAACCTCACCATGAGGAACTACGTTCATCTGGAAAACGGTTACGCATCGCTCCCGGGCCTCACCGGCAGTTGGACCTGGGACGGCACCCAAAAACGCCTGACCGGCGGCGGTGGCACGCTGAGCACCAGCAATACCAACAACCCGCTGGGCGCGGTTGATCCCCGGACCAACCCCACCCCGCAGAACTTTAATTTCGCCAGTATCCAAGCTGAGCTCGCCCAAGCTTCCGCGACACTCGCGGCCACTGCCGCCAACGGATTGATCGCGATCTCCGGTCAGACGCTCACCTTTTCCGCCAACGGTCAGACCAGCGGCGTGGTCGTGTTCAATCTCGATATGAACGACTTCAACGGCGTGCTCTACGACGCCAACCACAACGGGCAGTGGAATCAAAACACGGAGCGCGTCAGTCAGGTAAAAATCGATGTGCCCACCGACGTCACCTACGTGATCAATGTTTTGAATGCGACCGGGAAAACGATCTTTAATGGCATCAATTTCAACGCCGGCACCAACAACGATCAGTTGCTCTGGAATATCACCCCCGACTCCAACCCGAACATGGCCGATTCCGTCTCACTCGGCGGTGGCGCCCGTTTCTACGGTTCCGTGCTCGCGCCATTGATCGATCTTTCCAACAGCGGCAACGTCGCGCCCGAGGGCCAGATCGTGGTGAACAGTTTCAGCCATAATGGCGCTGAGCTTCACTTCATGCCGTTCGATTCGACCGTGAGTTTTACCCCCGTGCCCGAACCGCGCACCTGGGCACTCGTCGGCGTGATGGCTGCTTTTGCCGCCATCGTGTTGGAGCGTCGTCGTCGCCGCCGTATAAATGGCGTTTCATCGTAA
- a CDS encoding DUF4097 family beta strand repeat-containing protein has translation MLRKILLPLLALAVPTLLTAKITREVEKSFRVGDDAAIEVDISGGSIDVEIGSDDQFHVTLQQTFRTNSESEADEILERYDVTLDQSGDRVRVIVRSDKKSGGWFSGWRNRGANFSVKLIAPAHADLNLDTSGGSIRVDGDSRGEIIADTSGGSISVDGSAGHMNLDTSGGSIRVGYALSRLRADTSGGSITIGYVGPDADDINADTSGGSITIGLDPAGGYDLLADTSGGSVHINGLSFRAEKKTRTHAEGEINGGGARVRADTSGGGITIKAADR, from the coding sequence ATGCTACGTAAAATCCTGCTCCCTCTTCTCGCGCTGGCGGTGCCGACGCTCCTTACGGCCAAAATTACTCGTGAGGTTGAAAAATCATTCCGCGTCGGCGACGATGCAGCGATCGAAGTCGATATCAGTGGCGGCTCGATCGACGTTGAAATCGGATCCGACGACCAGTTCCACGTCACCCTCCAGCAAACGTTCCGCACCAACTCCGAATCCGAGGCCGACGAGATCCTCGAACGCTACGACGTGACTCTCGACCAAAGCGGCGACCGGGTCCGCGTGATCGTGCGATCGGACAAAAAGTCCGGTGGTTGGTTCTCCGGCTGGAGAAACCGCGGCGCGAACTTCTCCGTCAAACTCATCGCGCCTGCACACGCCGATCTCAACCTCGACACCTCGGGAGGTTCGATCCGCGTCGATGGCGACAGCCGCGGCGAGATTATCGCCGACACTTCCGGTGGCTCGATTTCCGTCGACGGTAGCGCTGGTCACATGAATTTGGATACATCCGGCGGCTCGATCCGCGTCGGCTACGCGCTCAGCCGCCTGCGCGCCGACACTTCCGGTGGTTCGATCACCATCGGCTATGTGGGCCCCGACGCCGACGACATCAATGCCGACACTTCCGGTGGCAGCATCACCATCGGGCTCGATCCCGCCGGCGGCTACGATCTTCTGGCCGACACCAGCGGAGGCTCCGTGCACATCAACGGTCTGTCCTTCCGGGCCGAGAAGAAAACCCGCACGCACGCCGAAGGTGAAATCAATGGCGGCGGTGCCCGCGTTCGCGCTGACACTTCCGGCGGCGGTATCACCATCAAAGCGGCCGATCGCTAA
- a CDS encoding class I SAM-dependent rRNA methyltransferase, with the protein MSEAPFIKLKANAKGRVLAGHPWIFANEVEELLAADYDGQVVEARDRRGRMLGSGIYNSRSQIIWRRLAAGSISLDGGYLRTRLSDAVERRATAGNASFRRLVWSESDGLPGVVVDQFGDTLVMQVQTLAMETHRDEIARILLDLTGAVEVIHRDDASIRRLEGLDRGVSTRSGTEWEPRWMTIDGFDYWLDLMSGQKTGFYLDQREQHAHLGKQVAAMVAAGRRPRVLDAFCNQGAFALHAARAGAAEVLGLDSAADAIAQARLNAERNGLTHTTFEEANVFDWFTANRTATWDVVVLDPPPFAKSRKALAGALRGYKELNLRALQCLAPGGILATYTCSHHMQDAELRQVLAGAAADARRQVRVVEFCHQPADHPVMLTMPESEYLRGYIVRVD; encoded by the coding sequence ATGTCCGAAGCGCCATTCATCAAACTAAAAGCTAATGCCAAGGGTCGCGTATTGGCGGGACATCCGTGGATCTTCGCCAATGAAGTCGAGGAGCTCCTCGCTGCCGACTACGACGGCCAAGTCGTGGAAGCCCGAGACCGCCGCGGACGGATGCTGGGCAGTGGCATTTACAACAGCCGATCTCAAATCATTTGGCGGCGACTGGCGGCGGGCTCGATTTCCCTCGATGGCGGCTATTTGCGGACGCGGTTGAGCGATGCCGTGGAGCGGCGGGCGACGGCAGGAAACGCTTCGTTCCGCCGTTTGGTGTGGTCGGAATCCGACGGGCTGCCCGGTGTGGTGGTCGATCAATTTGGCGACACCCTGGTCATGCAGGTGCAGACGTTGGCGATGGAAACCCACCGCGACGAAATCGCGCGAATCCTGTTGGATCTGACGGGAGCGGTGGAGGTGATCCATCGTGACGATGCTTCAATCCGACGCTTGGAAGGGTTGGATCGCGGAGTGTCGACGCGGTCGGGCACGGAGTGGGAGCCGCGTTGGATGACGATCGATGGTTTCGATTATTGGCTCGATCTGATGTCGGGCCAGAAAACCGGATTCTACCTGGATCAACGCGAGCAACACGCCCACTTAGGCAAGCAGGTGGCGGCCATGGTCGCCGCCGGGCGTCGGCCGCGGGTGCTCGATGCGTTTTGCAATCAAGGCGCGTTCGCGCTGCATGCCGCCCGGGCGGGCGCGGCCGAAGTGTTGGGGTTGGACAGCGCGGCCGACGCCATCGCCCAAGCGCGACTCAATGCCGAGCGCAACGGGTTGACGCATACCACGTTTGAGGAGGCCAACGTCTTCGACTGGTTCACGGCCAACCGCACGGCGACTTGGGATGTGGTCGTGCTCGATCCACCGCCGTTTGCCAAGTCGCGCAAAGCCCTGGCCGGGGCCCTGCGCGGTTACAAGGAGCTGAACCTGCGCGCCCTGCAATGTCTGGCCCCGGGCGGCATTCTCGCGACCTACACCTGTTCGCATCACATGCAGGATGCGGAGCTGCGACAAGTGCTGGCCGGAGCGGCGGCAGACGCGCGGCGACAGGTGCGGGTGGTGGAGTTCTGCCACCAACCCGCGGATCACCCGGTCATGCTGACGATGCCGGAGAGCGAATATCTGCGCGGCTACATCGTGCGGGTCGATTGA
- a CDS encoding peptide chain release factor 3, with protein MTPAQEIARRRTFAIISHPDAGKTTLTEKFLLYGNAVHLAGSVTARKNQRSTTSDWMALERQRGISVSSTVLQFDYRGHAVNLLDTPGHKDFSEDTYRVLTAVDAALMVIDAAKGIEPQTRKLFEVCRRRGVPIFTFINKCDRPTLDPLALIDELESVLGLAPVPVTWPLGNGPSFRGVYDLRHKDVHLFERTPGGAFRSPESVSDLSDPIVKEKLDPDDYAAAVEQLEMLEGAGHAFDLAAVHAGQQTPVFFGSAVNNFGVDLLLQGFLHDSIPPTSRNSVAMNSPGMPAPTDAREVSVTHEKFSAFVFKIQANMDPKHRDRIAFVRVCSGKFSRDMVVTHQRTGKSVRLSSAHKLFGQDRETVDEAWPGDVIGLVGHDAFGIGDTLTEDRTIAYDEIPRFAPEVFAWLTNPTPADAKKYRAGLEQLLLEGVMQSFEVRHAPPGATLLAAVGPLQFEVVQARLETEYNAKSRLTPAPFEHLRWIAPHPSLDTPENLLMPGGVNLGSDKFDHPVILFPNDWTMDYFVEKNPDLKLHDQPIELVE; from the coding sequence ATGACGCCCGCCCAGGAAATCGCCCGCCGCCGCACCTTTGCGATCATCTCGCATCCGGATGCTGGCAAGACCACCCTCACCGAGAAGTTTCTTCTTTACGGCAACGCGGTGCATTTGGCGGGATCCGTCACCGCGCGTAAAAACCAACGCTCAACCACCTCCGACTGGATGGCGCTCGAGCGCCAGCGTGGCATCTCGGTTTCATCCACCGTGCTCCAATTCGACTACCGCGGCCACGCGGTGAACCTCTTGGACACCCCCGGTCACAAAGATTTCTCGGAGGACACCTACCGCGTGCTCACGGCCGTCGATGCCGCCCTCATGGTGATCGACGCGGCCAAAGGCATCGAGCCGCAGACGCGCAAACTCTTCGAAGTGTGCCGCCGCCGCGGCGTGCCGATTTTCACTTTCATCAACAAGTGCGACCGCCCCACCCTCGATCCGCTCGCCTTGATCGATGAACTCGAATCCGTGCTGGGCCTGGCCCCGGTGCCGGTCACCTGGCCCTTGGGCAACGGCCCGAGTTTCCGCGGCGTCTACGATCTGCGACACAAGGACGTTCACCTGTTCGAACGCACCCCGGGCGGCGCGTTCCGCTCGCCCGAAAGTGTGTCCGACTTGTCCGATCCCATCGTGAAGGAAAAGCTCGATCCCGATGACTACGCCGCCGCCGTCGAACAACTGGAAATGCTGGAGGGCGCGGGTCACGCCTTCGACCTCGCGGCGGTCCACGCTGGGCAGCAAACACCGGTGTTTTTCGGTTCCGCCGTGAACAACTTCGGCGTCGACCTGCTGCTGCAGGGATTTCTCCACGACTCGATTCCCCCGACCTCGCGCAACTCCGTCGCGATGAACTCGCCCGGCATGCCCGCGCCGACCGATGCCCGTGAGGTCTCCGTGACCCACGAAAAATTCTCGGCCTTCGTTTTCAAGATCCAGGCCAACATGGACCCCAAGCATCGCGATCGCATCGCGTTCGTGCGCGTCTGTTCCGGCAAGTTCTCCCGCGACATGGTGGTGACCCATCAGCGCACCGGTAAAAGCGTGCGACTGTCCTCGGCGCACAAACTCTTCGGTCAAGACCGTGAGACCGTCGACGAAGCCTGGCCCGGCGACGTGATTGGCCTCGTGGGCCACGATGCGTTTGGCATCGGCGACACCCTCACCGAAGACCGCACCATCGCCTACGACGAGATCCCTCGCTTCGCGCCCGAAGTCTTCGCCTGGCTCACCAACCCCACGCCCGCCGATGCGAAAAAATACCGCGCCGGCTTGGAGCAGCTGTTGCTGGAAGGGGTCATGCAGTCCTTTGAGGTGCGCCACGCGCCCCCCGGCGCCACCTTGCTCGCCGCGGTCGGCCCCCTGCAGTTCGAAGTCGTGCAAGCGCGCTTGGAAACTGAATACAACGCCAAGTCCCGGCTCACCCCCGCACCCTTCGAGCACCTACGCTGGATCGCCCCACATCCCTCGCTCGACACGCCCGAGAACCTACTCATGCCCGGCGGCGTAAACCTCGGCAGCGACAAATTTGATCACCCCGTGATCCTCTTCCCCAACGACTGGACCATGGACTACTTTGTGGAGAAGAACCCCGACCTGAAACTCCACGACCAACCGATCGAGTTGGTGGAGTAA
- a CDS encoding exosortase/archaeosortase family protein has product MRDEFPVKPVHPTPPDRPRSWPLAMLVGAVWLPLLTRLSLSWRSDPELWHGWAVPLVAMGIARVRWQEWSGPMPVSRRARRLGEWGYGVALVLSLALLPVIEANPAWPSAQWLGAGLATIATLSILAAWGGRDAWRTFGFPLFFMHTALAAPALVKEPVMDFLMQSNAFIAAEVLSLLGKTAVVRGNLIEVEAGVIGVEEACSGLRSLQAVWMFAWMFGAVNRLRWSGRWQVVGFAVAAAWVGNLGRTMVLTWRMEDAGIAAGEAWHDASGVIALVLTLGAVFALAVRVESRQVVAPEVTAATTIAPRPVPLQRRLNVRSRWVAVVVVLVVVTEAATAWWYDAPGEATRFEHWYLQGAPERWKEVPVDAGVREALACSGADQLEQTPAPGQPRGMGLVMRWQRDRTMFAAGALAHAPTVCMPAIGGRLQRELPSVEVRLPDGELRFAAYVFHTRGRTQHVFNAGWNVQTESPIVVTSGAAGSSIRRERLARVARRTKFSEIDRVVLVVEDAVDDDAAVAWLRATVAELLIRRQD; this is encoded by the coding sequence ATGCGCGATGAATTCCCGGTAAAGCCTGTCCATCCGACGCCGCCGGATCGACCGCGGTCCTGGCCGCTGGCAATGCTCGTGGGCGCGGTTTGGCTGCCGCTGTTGACGCGGCTCAGCCTGTCGTGGCGGAGTGATCCCGAGTTGTGGCATGGTTGGGCGGTGCCGTTGGTGGCGATGGGGATAGCCCGCGTGCGATGGCAGGAATGGAGCGGGCCGATGCCGGTGAGTCGCCGTGCTCGCCGGCTTGGCGAGTGGGGCTACGGGGTGGCGCTGGTATTGAGCTTGGCCTTACTGCCGGTGATCGAAGCCAATCCCGCCTGGCCGAGCGCGCAATGGCTGGGCGCGGGTCTGGCCACGATCGCGACGTTGTCGATCCTGGCCGCCTGGGGCGGGCGCGATGCTTGGCGAACATTTGGATTTCCTCTTTTCTTCATGCACACGGCGTTGGCGGCACCGGCTTTGGTGAAAGAACCCGTGATGGATTTTCTGATGCAGTCCAATGCGTTCATCGCGGCGGAAGTATTATCACTGCTCGGGAAAACAGCCGTGGTGCGCGGGAACCTGATCGAAGTTGAAGCGGGCGTGATCGGGGTCGAGGAAGCGTGCAGTGGTCTGCGATCGTTGCAGGCCGTGTGGATGTTTGCGTGGATGTTTGGGGCGGTGAATCGGCTCAGGTGGAGCGGGCGTTGGCAGGTGGTGGGTTTTGCGGTGGCCGCCGCTTGGGTGGGAAACCTGGGACGAACCATGGTGCTGACGTGGCGGATGGAAGACGCGGGAATCGCGGCGGGTGAGGCCTGGCACGATGCGTCCGGTGTCATCGCGCTGGTGCTCACGCTGGGCGCGGTGTTTGCCTTGGCGGTGCGCGTGGAGTCACGCCAAGTGGTCGCGCCAGAAGTGACGGCGGCGACGACGATCGCGCCTCGGCCGGTGCCGTTGCAGAGGCGATTGAACGTGCGCTCCCGGTGGGTCGCGGTCGTGGTGGTGCTGGTGGTCGTGACGGAAGCGGCCACGGCGTGGTGGTATGACGCTCCGGGCGAAGCGACGAGGTTTGAACACTGGTATCTACAGGGCGCACCCGAGCGCTGGAAGGAGGTGCCGGTGGATGCAGGTGTGCGGGAGGCGCTGGCGTGTTCCGGTGCCGACCAACTGGAACAAACCCCCGCACCGGGGCAGCCGCGAGGCATGGGATTGGTGATGCGGTGGCAACGGGATCGCACCATGTTTGCGGCGGGAGCGTTGGCCCATGCTCCGACCGTTTGCATGCCCGCGATTGGGGGAAGGTTGCAGCGCGAACTCCCGTCCGTGGAGGTGCGATTACCGGACGGGGAATTGAGATTTGCTGCCTACGTTTTCCACACCCGCGGGCGCACGCAGCACGTCTTCAACGCGGGATGGAATGTGCAAACGGAATCGCCGATCGTCGTAACGAGCGGCGCGGCGGGTAGCAGCATCCGCCGCGAGCGGTTGGCGCGCGTGGCGCGGCGCACCAAATTTTCGGAGATCGATCGCGTCGTCCTGGTGGTGGAAGACGCGGTCGATGACGATGCGGCGGTGGCGTGGCTTCGTGCGACGGTCGCAGAGCTGTTGATACGGCGACAAGATTGA
- a CDS encoding exosortase/archaeosortase family protein, producing MTSSRVTRLRENENPTGPFGVVGWVVALWGPLWWRLQEAWSVDPELMHGWAVPVLAVYLWSQRRRFWSGTESVSVRASRWGRFAMVTGLLGVWLLLPVLEVNPLWPTAQWAAGLFAVGGSIGVLAWSGGGRLVRLGLFPLVFALTALAWPSIVREPLVTALTRWHAEIAAEIVSLAGMPAVVSGNVIEVKSGLIGVEEACSGLRSLQAVWMFALFFGELHLLGLGARVRIVFVALAAAMFGNVVRTIFLTWQIGKGGAVAGMAWHDQAGTAVLLFTFVVIFAYAFWIARRTPDAGPVVGAATTWHWPHVSMGWIAIVIVGWATLEIGVARWFEREHGAGATERWAFRETLPLTWESAVVAPAVIETLLCTSAEELHSTTAGGRRGASLAGIFRWENDAAAVGTLINAHDPSVCMPAIGGTLEGMSPPVMVRIAGRDLVFDVYRFRTREQVQIVFNAVWDATRGESLPGARRGHSMSAERLSRVWRGQRYADRDRIVFVLQADRTAAAAEDWLRSTAAALLTVRETNPGPST from the coding sequence ATGACATCGTCCCGGGTCACCCGCTTACGAGAGAACGAAAACCCCACCGGTCCGTTCGGCGTGGTGGGCTGGGTCGTGGCGTTGTGGGGGCCGTTGTGGTGGCGCTTGCAGGAGGCGTGGTCGGTCGATCCGGAACTCATGCACGGATGGGCGGTTCCCGTTCTCGCGGTATATTTGTGGAGTCAGCGGCGGCGGTTTTGGTCGGGAACCGAGTCGGTTTCGGTGCGGGCTTCGCGATGGGGGCGTTTCGCGATGGTGACCGGGTTGCTGGGGGTTTGGCTCCTGTTGCCGGTGTTGGAGGTCAATCCGCTGTGGCCCACGGCGCAATGGGCGGCTGGGCTCTTCGCCGTGGGGGGCAGTATCGGCGTGCTGGCCTGGTCGGGCGGAGGTCGATTGGTCCGACTCGGGCTGTTTCCGTTGGTCTTTGCGCTGACGGCCTTGGCTTGGCCGAGCATCGTGCGAGAACCCTTGGTGACGGCGTTGACCCGCTGGCACGCCGAGATTGCGGCGGAGATCGTTTCGCTGGCCGGGATGCCGGCCGTGGTGAGTGGCAATGTGATCGAGGTGAAATCGGGACTGATCGGCGTGGAGGAGGCCTGCAGTGGTCTGCGATCACTTCAGGCGGTTTGGATGTTTGCGCTCTTTTTCGGGGAGCTGCATCTGCTGGGCCTGGGAGCGCGCGTGCGGATCGTTTTCGTCGCGCTGGCGGCGGCCATGTTTGGCAATGTGGTGAGGACGATTTTTCTGACCTGGCAAATTGGCAAAGGCGGCGCGGTCGCCGGGATGGCGTGGCACGACCAAGCCGGCACGGCGGTGTTGCTGTTCACGTTTGTGGTGATTTTTGCGTATGCGTTCTGGATCGCGCGGCGGACGCCGGACGCTGGACCGGTGGTCGGGGCGGCGACGACGTGGCATTGGCCCCACGTATCCATGGGATGGATCGCGATCGTGATCGTGGGTTGGGCGACGTTGGAAATCGGGGTGGCTCGTTGGTTTGAGCGTGAGCATGGGGCGGGGGCAACAGAGCGGTGGGCGTTTCGAGAAACACTGCCACTTACATGGGAGTCCGCCGTGGTGGCGCCCGCGGTGATCGAAACGTTGTTGTGCACCAGTGCCGAGGAACTGCACTCGACGACAGCGGGCGGTCGCAGGGGAGCGTCACTGGCCGGGATATTTCGCTGGGAAAACGATGCGGCGGCGGTCGGCACTCTCATCAATGCCCACGATCCCAGTGTGTGCATGCCGGCGATCGGGGGGACGTTGGAGGGAATGTCACCGCCCGTGATGGTGCGAATCGCCGGGCGTGATTTGGTTTTTGATGTCTACCGGTTTCGCACCCGGGAGCAGGTCCAGATTGTGTTCAACGCGGTGTGGGATGCGACCCGCGGTGAATCCCTCCCGGGGGCGCGGCGTGGACACTCCATGAGCGCCGAACGTCTTAGTCGGGTGTGGCGGGGACAACGTTATGCGGATCGAGACCGAATCGTATTTGTGCTGCAGGCGGATCGCACCGCAGCCGCGGCCGAGGACTGGTTGCGGTCGACGGCAGCGGCGCTACTCACGGTGCGGGAGACAAATCCCGGGCCGTCGACTTAG
- a CDS encoding tetratricopeptide repeat protein, with amino-acid sequence MKVAFEKVRTKLASHWNHLSRGAHARIIGGGVLVLAGLIILPAFKFWIGPAIKTWRVERAIDQAAAFDAAQDYRNLLLSVRRVSTLGSTDVEVWRSVAGYLSKLGDPNAIAARRQVIALTPRDHEAQVELAADALRFGEITLGQQALEAVPDTVARRDATYQRIAGTLALYLGDVENMKSHLAEVITLDPQDATARFDLAAAQLWSPRSEDRATGRATLDELLSNPDQRVRAALELLKDAARDHDGRRAADVVERVIQRFPPLPIRATGASDLDRMIAALQLASRTQPGDAALLASWLSDIRRGTDAMGWLKVLPAETRLHVAVREVTTELALRLNDFDTATELLLQGTFGPISSQTLVLALSARQLEIRQRTTACQVAWTEAIATAATDRRPGSLRVLARIALLWGKPAWVEAAVNKAIDQSPQSFWAFSILRDQWLTQGETKKLWELYDRWVQRQPEDLNVVSQWLRLGSALPDARAALDARAESYLQQLPASPRTTAALAGWRWRQGREAEARSLLAQAGEGVYYNPDSAFWAAVITGSTEPVRDFPALARLQTLPVENALLTGQTKRP; translated from the coding sequence ATGAAGGTCGCCTTCGAAAAAGTCCGGACCAAGTTAGCCAGCCACTGGAATCACCTCTCCCGGGGCGCGCACGCTCGTATCATCGGCGGGGGCGTTTTGGTGCTCGCGGGTCTGATCATACTGCCGGCGTTCAAGTTTTGGATCGGGCCTGCCATCAAGACATGGCGGGTGGAACGGGCGATCGACCAAGCCGCGGCCTTCGATGCCGCGCAGGACTACCGCAATCTGCTCCTTTCCGTTCGCCGGGTTTCAACTCTGGGATCAACCGATGTGGAAGTCTGGCGCAGCGTTGCCGGCTATCTTTCCAAACTGGGCGATCCCAACGCCATCGCGGCCCGCCGCCAGGTCATTGCCTTGACCCCCCGCGACCACGAGGCGCAGGTGGAACTCGCCGCCGACGCCCTGCGGTTCGGTGAGATTACCCTGGGTCAGCAAGCGCTCGAGGCCGTTCCCGATACCGTCGCCCGACGCGACGCGACCTACCAACGCATCGCCGGCACGCTCGCGCTCTACCTCGGCGATGTGGAAAACATGAAGTCTCATCTCGCCGAGGTGATCACGTTGGATCCGCAGGACGCGACCGCCCGTTTCGACCTCGCCGCCGCGCAGCTCTGGAGCCCGCGGTCAGAGGATCGCGCCACCGGTCGCGCCACCCTCGACGAACTGCTCTCCAACCCCGATCAACGAGTCCGCGCCGCCCTCGAGCTCCTCAAGGACGCCGCCCGCGATCACGACGGTCGTCGCGCGGCCGACGTAGTGGAAAGAGTGATACAACGCTTCCCGCCCCTGCCCATCCGCGCAACGGGTGCGAGCGACCTCGACCGGATGATTGCGGCCCTGCAACTGGCCTCCCGCACTCAACCGGGCGATGCCGCCTTGCTGGCGTCGTGGCTGAGCGACATCCGCCGCGGCACCGATGCCATGGGTTGGCTCAAAGTGCTGCCGGCCGAAACCAGACTCCACGTGGCGGTGCGGGAAGTGACCACCGAACTGGCCCTTCGTCTCAACGACTTCGACACGGCAACCGAGCTCCTGCTCCAGGGCACGTTCGGACCGATCTCCAGCCAAACCCTCGTGCTCGCCCTCAGCGCCCGCCAATTGGAAATTCGCCAACGCACCACCGCGTGCCAGGTCGCATGGACCGAGGCCATCGCCACGGCCGCGACCGACCGTCGGCCCGGATCGCTTCGCGTGCTCGCCCGGATCGCACTCCTGTGGGGAAAACCCGCGTGGGTGGAAGCCGCCGTAAACAAGGCAATCGATCAATCCCCGCAGTCATTCTGGGCGTTTTCCATTTTGCGCGACCAATGGCTGACTCAGGGCGAAACGAAAAAACTGTGGGAACTCTATGATCGCTGGGTCCAGCGCCAACCCGAGGACCTCAATGTCGTCAGCCAATGGCTGCGTCTGGGCAGCGCCCTGCCGGACGCGCGCGCCGCGCTGGACGCCCGGGCCGAATCCTACCTGCAACAACTGCCCGCCAGCCCCCGCACCACCGCCGCGTTGGCGGGTTGGCGGTGGCGCCAAGGTCGCGAGGCCGAAGCCCGGTCCCTGCTGGCTCAAGCCGGCGAGGGCGTTTATTACAATCCCGACTCGGCCTTCTGGGCGGCTGTCATCACTGGCTCGACCGAGCCGGTGCGCGACTTTCCCGCCCTCGCTCGATTACAAACTCTGCCGGTGGAAAATGCGTTGCTTACTGGCCAAACCAAACGCCCCTGA
- a CDS encoding choice-of-anchor A family protein yields MRTCPHFSAVGLAFIAAFSLRAQTAVEQSISQLDGLLRNYNLISLGNATFSGSQDTHGGMAISGDLFIGSGTAIAQRPDLFQPGSDPSLYVGGQLTTNGTFHLDSGHASLPNLAGGWTYTPVDQRLSNGSGGVLSSANAYGQGDALAALDPRTNAVPENWDWTALSNGFTGISTTIATASATGSLALDSGSLTFSANGITEGVVVFDLDMNLFSGRIFDANGNGDFDFNTEKIDNIVINVPDDVVFAVNVRNGTNGSAIFGPSGSGVNFNAGTNMDQLLWNITPDADPLTVDSILLGGGASFFGTVLAPLVNVGNSGNVAPNGQIVAANYTQSSHAELHYVGFDSPISFSAVPEPSAWGLSAMALGAVVVWTRSRRVRSRS; encoded by the coding sequence ATGAGGACATGTCCCCATTTTTCCGCAGTCGGGTTGGCGTTTATCGCCGCCTTCTCACTGCGCGCGCAAACCGCGGTCGAGCAGAGCATCAGCCAATTGGATGGTCTACTCCGTAACTACAATTTGATCAGTCTGGGGAACGCGACTTTCAGCGGTTCCCAGGACACACATGGAGGCATGGCGATCTCGGGCGATTTGTTTATCGGCTCCGGCACGGCCATCGCCCAACGACCGGATCTCTTTCAACCGGGCTCGGACCCTTCGCTCTACGTGGGGGGGCAACTCACCACCAACGGCACCTTCCACCTCGACAGTGGACACGCCTCGCTGCCGAATCTCGCGGGAGGATGGACCTACACCCCCGTTGACCAACGTCTCAGCAACGGTAGCGGCGGGGTGTTGAGCTCCGCCAACGCCTACGGCCAGGGCGATGCGCTCGCCGCCCTTGACCCTCGCACCAACGCTGTCCCCGAAAACTGGGACTGGACGGCTCTTTCCAACGGGTTTACCGGAATCTCCACCACGATCGCGACCGCTTCCGCCACCGGATCACTGGCCCTCGACAGCGGCAGTCTAACGTTTTCGGCCAACGGCATTACCGAAGGAGTCGTCGTGTTCGATTTGGACATGAACCTGTTTTCCGGTCGGATCTTCGACGCCAACGGCAACGGTGATTTCGATTTCAATACCGAAAAGATCGACAACATCGTCATCAACGTCCCCGACGATGTGGTGTTTGCCGTCAATGTGCGCAATGGCACCAACGGCAGCGCGATATTCGGTCCTTCGGGCAGTGGCGTGAATTTCAACGCCGGCACGAACATGGACCAGCTACTGTGGAATATCACGCCGGACGCCGACCCCCTGACCGTAGATTCCATTCTACTCGGCGGCGGCGCGTCGTTTTTTGGCACGGTGCTGGCCCCGTTGGTCAACGTGGGCAACAGCGGCAACGTCGCGCCCAACGGCCAGATCGTCGCCGCCAACTACACGCAGTCCTCCCACGCCGAACTGCACTACGTCGGATTCGACAGCCCGATCAGCTTTTCCGCCGTTCCGGAACCCAGCGCGTGGGGACTCTCCGCCATGGCCCTCGGTGCGGTAGTCGTCTGGACCCGTTCGCGCCGCGTGCGGTCACGTTCGTAA